A single window of Arcobacter venerupis DNA harbors:
- a CDS encoding TonB family protein, with protein MLKRIKIKIIYILLLSFIILIEQFILLYPFNKNKPVEKKENFYKIQFKETQENDTYELQLEARKKSEAEAEQRKKSEAEAEQRKKSEAEAEQRKKSEAEAEQRKKSEAEAEQRKKSEAEAEQRKKSEAEAEQRKKSEAEAEQRKKSEAEAEQRKKSEAEAEQRKKSEAEAEQRKKSEAEAEQRKKSEAEAEQRKKSEAEAEQRKKSEAEAEQRKKSEAEAEQRKKSEAEAEQRKKSEAEAEQRKKSEAEAEQRKKSEAEAQKRAFLSGLRDGYINDLRIEIERNKSYPLISKAKKEEGIVVLFFRVNNKGEISNLKILKSSGYEKLDEAALKAVKAVGIYKRIPEELENEYLDIQVPIKFNLN; from the coding sequence ATGCTTAAAAGAATTAAAATCAAAATTATATATATCTTGTTATTGTCATTTATTATTTTAATCGAACAATTTATTTTGTTATATCCTTTTAATAAAAATAAACCAGTAGAAAAAAAAGAAAACTTTTACAAAATACAATTTAAAGAAACTCAAGAAAATGATACTTACGAGCTTCAGTTAGAAGCGAGAAAAAAATCAGAAGCAGAAGCAGAGCAAAGAAAAAAATCAGAAGCAGAAGCAGAGCAAAGAAAAAAATCAGAAGCAGAAGCAGAGCAAAGAAAAAAATCAGAAGCAGAAGCAGAGCAAAGAAAAAAATCAGAAGCAGAAGCAGAGCAAAGAAAAAAATCAGAAGCAGAAGCAGAGCAAAGAAAAAAATCAGAAGCAGAAGCAGAGCAAAGAAAAAAATCAGAAGCAGAAGCAGAGCAAAGAAAAAAATCAGAAGCAGAAGCAGAGCAAAGAAAAAAATCAGAAGCAGAAGCAGAGCAAAGAAAAAAATCAGAAGCAGAAGCAGAGCAAAGAAAAAAATCAGAAGCAGAAGCAGAGCAAAGAAAAAAATCAGAAGCAGAAGCAGAGCAAAGAAAAAAATCAGAAGCAGAAGCAGAGCAAAGAAAAAAATCAGAAGCAGAAGCAGAGCAAAGAAAAAAATCAGAAGCAGAAGCAGAGCAAAGAAAAAAATCAGAAGCAGAAGCAGAGCAAAGAAAAAAATCAGAAGCAGAAGCAGAGCAAAGAAAAAAATCAGAAGCAGAAGCAGAGCAAAGAAAAAAATCAGAAGCAGAAGCCCAAAAAAGAGCTTTTCTTTCAGGATTAAGAGATGGATATATTAATGATTTGAGAATAGAAATAGAAAGAAATAAAAGCTATCCACTTATTTCAAAGGCTAAAAAGGAAGAAGGGATAGTTGTTTTATTTTTTAGAGTTAATAATAAAGGAGAGATTAGTAATTTGAAGATTTTAAAATCTTCAGGATACGAAAAACTAGATGAAGCTGCTTTGAAAGCTGTTAAAGCAGTAGGTATATACAAAAGAATACCAGAAGAACTTGAAAATGAATATTTAGATATTCAAGTTCCAATAAAATTTAATTTAAACTAA
- a CDS encoding TRAP transporter small permease subunit gives MPILAFIVVYEVAARYLFNAPTVWAYDSSLFLFGYIAALGGAYAQQKRAHINVDILYLTVSPKVKNIFNVISFSLGIFFLIITFYVSIGKFNEAIEFDYRRQSEWAPPMWHFWVMLCIASSLFIAQLVRDMITEIYHLITGEELFEKEPEDGC, from the coding sequence ATGCCTATCCTTGCTTTTATTGTTGTATACGAGGTTGCAGCTCGATATTTATTTAATGCCCCAACGGTATGGGCATATGATTCATCTTTATTTTTATTCGGTTACATTGCGGCATTAGGTGGAGCTTACGCTCAACAAAAAAGAGCTCATATTAATGTTGATATTCTTTATTTAACAGTTTCTCCTAAAGTTAAAAATATTTTTAATGTTATCTCTTTTTCTTTAGGAATCTTTTTCTTAATTATTACTTTTTATGTAAGTATTGGAAAATTTAATGAAGCTATAGAATTTGATTATCGTCGACAAAGTGAATGGGCGCCTCCTATGTGGCACTTCTGGGTTATGTTATGTATAGCTAGCTCTTTATTTATTGCACAGTTAGTTAGGGACATGATAACAGAAATCTATCACTTAATAACAGGTGAAGAATTATTTGAAAAGGAGCCAGAAGATGGGTGTTGA
- a CDS encoding nitrous oxide-stimulated promoter family protein, with translation MTYEKFEIEINTLKNFCEIYCKDKHQNQESKEICLEYKSKTFNLKLDLCKECQEVINYSFLKLQSCPHEIKPRCRKCPKPCYEKKQWKDIAKVMKYSAIKLSLGKIKSRILNIFD, from the coding sequence ATGACTTATGAAAAATTCGAAATTGAGATAAATACTTTAAAAAACTTTTGTGAAATTTATTGCAAAGATAAACACCAAAATCAAGAATCAAAAGAAATTTGTCTTGAGTACAAATCAAAAACTTTTAATTTAAAACTAGATTTATGTAAAGAGTGCCAAGAAGTTATAAACTATTCATTTTTAAAACTTCAATCTTGTCCACATGAGATAAAACCTAGATGCAGAAAATGCCCAAAGCCATGTTATGAAAAAAAACAATGGAAAGATATTGCTAAAGTTATGAAATATTCTGCAATAAAACTATCTTTAGGAAAAATCAAATCAAGGATTCTAAATATCTTTGATTGA
- a CDS encoding TRAP transporter large permease, with protein MGVELLSVVLVLCILIFFALGAPVGLALGGIAMLIGYFTWGDGIFNVIPTTVESTYFSFILLSIPLYIYMGQLLTHSGIGDAMFNASQMLIGKVRGSLAISVVFICSMIGAMVGIIGAGIMSSGSIALKPMLEAGYDRRLALGTIMAGGALGILIPPSIPMIMFAAATQNSVGRMFLGAIVPAALTIVVLIAYIVISTRLKPEKAPLLSEKFDLPVLTAKEKFKIARNGFFAIGLIFVVLGSIITGIATPTESGALGVAGAILLAIFFKRFKLEMFRLVGMQTAILVSVAMWIIFGASVFSNFHLLMGIQGIIADFTNGLDLPPIMIIIMFQIIMLLLGFIIDEFIIVLMCAPLFTPIAVSLGYDPIWFGVLMIINILIAVQTPPYGFALFYIKGIAPSDVSMGEIYKSVTPFILVNLSVLIICMIFPEIILWLPTKVMG; from the coding sequence ATGGGTGTTGAGTTATTATCTGTCGTTTTAGTATTATGTATTTTAATATTTTTTGCTTTAGGTGCTCCTGTTGGATTAGCATTAGGTGGAATTGCAATGTTAATTGGTTATTTCACATGGGGAGATGGAATTTTTAACGTAATTCCAACTACAGTTGAATCAACATACTTTAGTTTTATTCTGCTATCTATTCCTTTATATATTTATATGGGACAGCTTTTAACCCATTCAGGGATTGGTGATGCAATGTTTAATGCAAGCCAAATGCTTATTGGAAAAGTTAGAGGTTCTTTAGCAATTAGTGTTGTTTTTATTTGCTCGATGATTGGTGCAATGGTAGGTATTATTGGTGCTGGTATTATGAGTTCAGGTAGTATTGCCTTAAAACCAATGTTAGAAGCTGGATATGACAGACGTTTAGCCCTTGGTACAATTATGGCAGGTGGAGCATTAGGAATTTTAATTCCACCAAGTATTCCTATGATTATGTTTGCCGCAGCTACACAAAATTCTGTTGGTAGAATGTTTTTAGGCGCAATAGTTCCAGCAGCATTAACAATTGTTGTTTTAATCGCATATATTGTAATAAGTACAAGATTAAAGCCAGAAAAAGCTCCATTGTTAAGTGAAAAATTTGATTTACCAGTATTAACTGCAAAAGAAAAATTTAAAATTGCAAGAAATGGTTTTTTTGCAATTGGTTTAATTTTTGTTGTTTTAGGAAGTATTATTACAGGTATTGCAACTCCAACTGAATCAGGTGCTTTAGGTGTTGCTGGTGCGATTCTTTTAGCAATATTTTTTAAACGATTTAAACTAGAAATGTTTAGATTAGTAGGGATGCAAACGGCTATATTAGTAAGTGTTGCAATGTGGATTATTTTTGGTGCTTCAGTATTTAGTAATTTCCATTTACTTATGGGTATACAAGGAATTATTGCAGATTTTACAAATGGATTAGATTTACCTCCTATTATGATTATTATTATGTTCCAAATTATCATGTTACTTTTAGGATTTATTATTGATGAGTTCATTATTGTATTAATGTGTGCTCCTTTATTTACTCCAATTGCAGTTTCATTAGGATATGACCCAATTTGGTTTGGGGTATTAATGATTATTAATATATTAATTGCAGTACAAACACCACCATATGGTTTTGCACTATTTTACATAAAAGGTATTGCTCCATCTGATGTTAGTATGGGAGAAATTTATAAATCGGTTACGCCATTTATTTTAGTTAATTTATCAGTACTTATTATTTGTATGATTTTCCCAGAAATTATTCTGTGGTTACCTACCAAAGTCATGGGTTAA
- a CDS encoding aldehyde dehydrogenase family protein yields MSTIEVTSPFDGRVVGNVKFSTYEEVESAIDLAHKTFLDTTNWIPRYKRVEILENVMKIMSSQVEELTILCASEGGKPYIDSKVEILRAINGIKIAIEHLSVYEGKEVAMGHTNTSANRMAYTFKEPIGVVAAISAFNHPFNLAVHQVIPALAVGCPVIIRPATQTPMSAIRLVEILEEAGLPKGWAQAVVCDRKGGELLATSTKTNFLTFIGSGPVGWYLNSKVSPGTRVALEHGGVAPVIVEPDADIEDMIPALAKGGFYHAGQVCVSVQRIYVHESIFDTVANKLAAVASKLVVGDQLDPKTEVGPLINNDEVNRVEEWVNDAVAKGATILTGGKRISASCFEPTVILNPTDDAIVSQKEIFGPVVCIYSYKTFDEAIAKANSLEVSFQAAVFTKNIDTALKAVKRLNATAVMVNDHTAFRVDWMPFGGARVSGLGMGGIPYSMEEMSNEKMMVIKSPVL; encoded by the coding sequence ATGAGTACAATAGAAGTAACATCGCCATTTGATGGAAGAGTAGTAGGGAACGTAAAATTCAGTACGTATGAAGAAGTAGAAAGCGCAATAGATTTAGCACATAAAACATTCTTAGATACAACAAACTGGATACCAAGATATAAAAGAGTAGAGATTTTAGAAAATGTAATGAAAATAATGTCTTCTCAAGTTGAAGAACTTACAATCCTTTGCGCAAGTGAAGGTGGTAAACCATATATCGATTCTAAAGTTGAAATTTTAAGAGCTATTAATGGTATTAAAATTGCTATTGAACACCTAAGTGTTTACGAAGGTAAAGAAGTAGCAATGGGACATACTAATACAAGCGCAAATAGAATGGCTTATACTTTTAAAGAACCAATCGGTGTAGTTGCTGCAATTTCAGCTTTTAATCACCCTTTTAACCTAGCAGTTCATCAAGTAATTCCTGCACTTGCAGTTGGTTGCCCAGTAATTATCAGACCAGCAACTCAAACTCCAATGAGTGCTATTAGACTTGTAGAAATTCTTGAAGAAGCAGGACTTCCAAAAGGATGGGCACAAGCTGTTGTTTGTGATAGAAAGGGTGGAGAATTATTAGCAACTTCAACTAAAACTAACTTCCTAACATTTATAGGTTCAGGACCAGTTGGTTGGTACTTAAACTCAAAAGTAAGCCCAGGTACAAGAGTAGCTCTTGAACATGGTGGAGTAGCCCCTGTAATTGTAGAACCAGATGCAGATATTGAAGATATGATTCCAGCACTAGCTAAAGGTGGATTCTACCATGCAGGTCAAGTTTGTGTTTCTGTTCAAAGAATTTATGTTCATGAATCAATCTTTGATACTGTAGCAAATAAATTAGCAGCAGTAGCTTCAAAATTAGTTGTAGGTGATCAATTAGACCCAAAAACTGAAGTTGGACCATTGATTAATAATGATGAAGTAAATAGAGTAGAAGAATGGGTAAATGATGCAGTTGCAAAAGGTGCAACAATCCTAACAGGTGGAAAAAGAATAAGTGCTTCTTGCTTTGAACCAACTGTAATTTTAAATCCTACAGATGATGCAATCGTTTCACAAAAAGAGATATTCGGACCAGTAGTTTGTATTTACTCTTATAAAACATTTGATGAAGCAATAGCTAAAGCAAATTCACTAGAAGTGTCTTTCCAAGCAGCAGTGTTTACAAAAAATATAGATACAGCATTAAAAGCAGTAAAAAGATTAAACGCAACAGCAGTAATGGTAAATGATCATACGGCATTTAGAGTAGATTGGATGCCGTTTGGAGGAGCAAGAGTATCAGGATTAGGGATGGGTGGAATACCATATTCAATGGAAGAGATGAGTAATGAGAAAATGATGGTAATCAAATCACCAGTATTATAA
- a CDS encoding TRAP transporter substrate-binding protein, which translates to MFNLFSKIKKNLMATSIVALLGLVTMVDTASAAEYNWRFANLYGRGTAFGELYKDLAADIEKRTNGAIKVQVLFSGEGVGTSGVLGAAKSGLITMAAPFQSMHAGELPSGIVEIGLPGGTADTEELYKLFHEQGFGDVMKKAYDAQGLVWLEPYIQPAVYIITKKPINSIADFQGLKIRAPGAYGKFLRELGASPVSLAWSEIYTSLATGVIDGSIGSNMIDHRDGNHVEVAKYMYKLPLAGAQVLPIVVNKAAWNKLSDDLKKEVYAATVDHAKAQLENSKKWEKEAIDQMTAKGLQWSPEPSDADKAAWKKAGAGLWDEYSSTDKYSKELIDILRKNETK; encoded by the coding sequence ATGTTTAATTTATTTAGTAAAATTAAAAAGAACTTAATGGCAACATCAATTGTTGCATTATTAGGTCTTGTAACTATGGTTGATACTGCATCTGCAGCTGAGTATAATTGGAGATTCGCAAATCTATATGGTAGAGGTACAGCATTTGGTGAATTATATAAAGACCTTGCTGCTGATATAGAAAAAAGAACAAATGGTGCAATTAAAGTTCAAGTACTATTTTCAGGTGAAGGTGTTGGAACTTCAGGTGTATTAGGTGCAGCAAAATCAGGATTAATAACAATGGCAGCGCCATTTCAATCAATGCATGCAGGTGAATTACCATCAGGTATAGTTGAAATTGGTTTACCAGGTGGTACAGCTGATACTGAAGAATTATATAAACTTTTCCATGAGCAAGGATTTGGTGATGTAATGAAAAAAGCTTACGATGCACAAGGTCTAGTTTGGTTAGAACCATATATTCAACCAGCAGTTTATATTATTACTAAAAAACCAATTAACTCAATTGCTGATTTCCAAGGTCTTAAAATTAGAGCACCAGGTGCTTATGGTAAATTCTTAAGAGAATTAGGTGCATCTCCTGTATCTTTAGCTTGGAGTGAAATTTATACAAGTTTAGCAACAGGTGTTATTGATGGTTCTATTGGTTCAAATATGATTGACCATAGAGATGGAAATCACGTTGAAGTTGCAAAATATATGTATAAATTACCATTAGCTGGTGCACAAGTATTACCAATCGTTGTTAATAAAGCTGCTTGGAATAAATTATCTGATGATTTAAAGAAAGAAGTTTATGCTGCAACTGTTGATCATGCAAAAGCTCAGTTAGAAAACTCAAAAAAATGGGAAAAAGAAGCTATTGATCAAATGACTGCAAAAGGTTTACAATGGTCTCCAGAACCTTCAGATGCTGACAAAGCTGCATGGAAAAAAGCTGGTGCTGGATTATGGGATGAATACTCTTCTACAGATAAATATAGCAAAGAGCTAATAGATATCCTTAGAAAAAATGAAACAAAATAA
- a CDS encoding ExbD/TolR family protein, producing the protein MRKHREFLAPDLTPLIDVVFLLLIFFLVSSVLKREDLAFLLNLPKSQYSVEVINPKNINISLNLDEIYMEDKKIDFEGLDKNLYEIENKNTSVNVRIDEEVKYQRIIKVFDLLKKNNFYNIALVNHKEKK; encoded by the coding sequence ATGAGAAAGCATAGAGAATTTTTAGCTCCAGATTTGACTCCACTTATAGATGTTGTATTTTTATTATTGATTTTTTTCTTGGTTTCTTCTGTTTTAAAAAGAGAAGATTTGGCTTTTTTATTAAATCTCCCAAAATCTCAATATTCAGTAGAAGTTATTAATCCTAAAAACATAAATATATCACTCAATTTAGATGAAATTTATATGGAAGATAAAAAGATTGATTTTGAAGGTTTAGACAAAAACTTATATGAAATAGAAAATAAAAATACTTCAGTAAATGTAAGAATAGATGAAGAAGTTAAATATCAAAGAATAATAAAAGTTTTTGATTTATTAAAAAAGAATAACTTTTACAATATAGCTCTAGTTAATCACAAAGAAAAGAAATGA
- a CDS encoding universal stress protein: protein MFKNILVTIHLQYLENHPKVLSTALKVLDPEGKMTLLFVNENMKHGSVSPLMEETNQKNYNKDALEQLKEIADKNLVPREKVTFKIREGVSHQEILEESIKIKADTIIMMASRPGLKNYFIGTTAERVIRHANCSVFVLRHTDK, encoded by the coding sequence ATGTTTAAAAATATTTTAGTAACAATTCATTTACAGTACTTAGAGAATCATCCAAAAGTACTTAGTACTGCATTAAAAGTATTAGATCCTGAGGGAAAAATGACTTTACTGTTTGTAAATGAAAATATGAAACATGGTTCGGTTTCACCTTTAATGGAAGAAACAAATCAAAAGAATTACAACAAAGATGCCTTAGAACAATTAAAAGAGATAGCTGATAAAAATCTTGTACCAAGAGAAAAAGTAACTTTTAAAATAAGAGAAGGTGTTAGTCATCAAGAGATTTTAGAAGAGTCTATAAAAATAAAAGCAGACACTATTATTATGATGGCAAGTAGACCTGGTTTAAAGAACTATTTTATTGGAACAACTGCTGAGCGAGTAATTCGTCATGCAAATTGTTCTGTTTTTGTTTTACGTCACACAGATAAATAA
- a CDS encoding ShlB/FhaC/HecB family hemolysin secretion/activation protein, which translates to MKYLLALVAIFSFSYADISTNIINKNIKDFEEKKVFEEQKKNEKIEENKVYDMKLIEVSEDIKNEENCVKIEKINILNMTVFNEDDFEDLVEPYLNKCNGLKNLSNLKDKISNKYIDKGYVTSRAFFKLQDLSDGVVDIDVVEGKIEKIINENINISNLYTSYENKILNLRDLEVVVQQAERLRSQNLDLQLIPGTKVGYTIVKIVNNGNLKSYFGNIGINNYGTKKTGQYQIYNNFNYENLFGINDILDLNINSTNNIFKNNDKTFGSSINYSFPFERFLFDIFYNYSNYKQINSDEFNNLFQSDGNNDSFGLDISYKLYHSSSHTIELLLNFQKKETENVLNDVRLDLQSYSSSSFEWGIKHSYKGDSFDYYSKFLMSQGLSGESDEYAKQEIDFTKYVLDLGFNKYFDTSNNLKYNFYLRGQISDNNLFGTEEISMGGVYSVRGFNDTGLSGNIGFYTRNELSAQYNLDDYIVIPYLGLDYGYVTENENNIGGNIIGSAIGTRFYLGSMNLELFYNLPLKDAENTKDESSNFFGFNLMYNY; encoded by the coding sequence ATGAAATATTTACTAGCGTTAGTTGCAATTTTTAGCTTTTCATATGCAGATATATCAACAAATATTATAAACAAAAATATCAAGGATTTTGAAGAAAAGAAAGTTTTTGAAGAGCAAAAGAAAAATGAGAAAATAGAAGAAAATAAAGTTTATGATATGAAACTTATTGAAGTTAGTGAAGATATAAAAAATGAAGAGAATTGCGTAAAAATTGAAAAAATTAATATTCTAAATATGACTGTTTTTAATGAAGATGATTTTGAAGATTTAGTCGAACCCTATTTAAATAAATGTAATGGGCTGAAAAATTTATCGAATTTAAAAGACAAAATATCAAATAAATATATAGATAAAGGTTATGTAACAAGTAGAGCATTCTTTAAATTACAAGATTTAAGTGATGGTGTTGTTGATATAGATGTTGTAGAGGGGAAAATAGAGAAAATTATCAATGAAAATATCAATATTTCAAATTTATATACAAGTTATGAAAATAAAATATTAAATCTTAGAGATTTAGAAGTAGTTGTTCAACAAGCAGAAAGATTGCGTTCTCAGAATTTAGATTTACAGTTAATTCCTGGAACAAAAGTTGGATACACAATAGTGAAAATAGTTAATAATGGTAATCTAAAATCATATTTTGGAAATATAGGAATTAACAATTATGGAACTAAGAAAACAGGACAATACCAGATATATAATAACTTTAATTACGAAAATCTTTTTGGCATAAATGATATTTTAGATTTAAACATTAATTCTACAAATAATATTTTTAAAAATAATGATAAAACTTTTGGAAGTTCAATAAATTACTCTTTTCCATTTGAAAGATTTTTATTTGATATTTTTTATAACTATTCAAACTATAAGCAAATAAATAGTGATGAATTTAATAATTTATTTCAATCTGATGGAAATAATGATTCTTTTGGCTTAGATATATCATATAAGCTTTACCACTCTTCAAGTCATACTATAGAACTATTATTAAATTTCCAAAAAAAAGAGACAGAAAATGTTTTAAATGATGTTAGATTGGATTTACAAAGTTATTCAAGCTCTTCTTTCGAATGGGGTATTAAACACAGTTATAAAGGGGATAGTTTTGACTATTACAGTAAATTTCTAATGAGTCAAGGTTTAAGTGGAGAGTCAGATGAATATGCAAAACAAGAAATAGATTTTACAAAATATGTGTTAGATTTGGGTTTTAACAAATATTTTGATACTTCAAATAATCTAAAATATAATTTTTATTTAAGAGGACAAATCTCTGATAATAATCTTTTTGGAACAGAAGAAATATCAATGGGTGGAGTATATAGTGTAAGAGGTTTTAACGATACTGGATTATCTGGAAACATAGGATTTTACACACGAAATGAATTATCTGCACAATATAATTTAGATGATTATATCGTAATTCCATATTTAGGATTAGATTATGGATATGTAACAGAAAATGAAAATAATATAGGTGGGAATATAATAGGTTCAGCTATTGGTACTAGATTTTATTTGGGAAGTATGAATTTAGAATTATTTTATAATCTTCCTCTAAAAGATGCTGAAAATACAAAAGATGAGAGTTCTAATTTTTTTGGATTTAATTTAATGTATAACTATTAA
- a CDS encoding MotA/TolQ/ExbB proton channel family protein: MNENYLNLMDYVDKAGMIGYILLILFTLGISIMIWKSIHIFYFKSTREKYLQAVLEKVKEIADPTLCMKVSKSIIDEKMSELESGMSTIRIVASISPLLGLLGTVIGILQAFDVISKTGLGEPTAFAAGISLALITTVMGLIIAIPHYVGYNYLVRSINHFESVLLKEIDFKILKK; the protein is encoded by the coding sequence ATGAATGAAAATTATCTTAATTTAATGGATTATGTAGATAAAGCAGGAATGATAGGATATATATTATTAATCTTATTCACACTAGGAATATCAATAATGATTTGGAAATCTATTCATATTTTTTATTTTAAATCAACAAGGGAAAAATATTTACAAGCAGTTTTAGAAAAAGTTAAAGAGATAGCAGACCCAACGTTATGTATGAAAGTTTCAAAAAGTATTATTGATGAAAAAATGTCAGAATTAGAAAGTGGAATGAGTACAATTAGAATTGTTGCTTCTATTTCTCCATTATTAGGACTACTTGGAACAGTAATAGGTATTTTACAAGCTTTTGATGTAATTTCAAAAACTGGCTTAGGTGAACCAACTGCTTTTGCAGCTGGAATCTCTCTTGCATTAATTACTACAGTTATGGGATTAATTATAGCTATTCCTCATTATGTTGGTTATAACTATTTAGTTAGAAGTATCAATCACTTTGAATCTGTTTTATTAAAAGAGATTGATTTTAAAATTTTGAAAAAATAA
- the ung gene encoding uracil-DNA glycosylase produces MTWNEIIDNEKQKPYFKTLTEQIDKKYENSVVFPEKENIFKAFSLTKLDDLKVVILGQDPYHGFGQAQGLSFSTPKEIKNPPSMVNILKEIKEDLQKDSFCLDGDLTSWAKDGVLLLNTILTVEESKPKSHHNLGWEIFTDNIIKYINDNKENIIFLLWGTPAISKSKLIDTNKHHILSAPHPSPLSSYRGFFGCKHFSKTNEILKRLGKKEINW; encoded by the coding sequence ATGACTTGGAACGAAATAATAGACAATGAAAAACAAAAACCTTACTTTAAAACTTTAACTGAACAAATAGATAAAAAATATGAAAATAGCGTAGTTTTCCCAGAAAAAGAAAACATTTTTAAAGCTTTTTCACTTACAAAACTTGACGATTTAAAAGTAGTTATTTTAGGACAAGACCCATATCATGGATTTGGACAAGCTCAAGGATTATCATTTTCAACTCCAAAAGAGATAAAAAATCCACCTTCAATGGTAAATATTTTAAAAGAGATAAAAGAGGATTTACAAAAAGATTCTTTTTGTCTTGATGGAGATTTAACTTCATGGGCAAAAGATGGCGTTTTATTATTAAACACTATTTTAACAGTTGAAGAGTCAAAACCAAAATCACATCATAATCTTGGTTGGGAAATATTTACAGACAATATAATCAAATACATAAATGACAATAAAGAAAATATTATCTTTTTACTTTGGGGCACACCAGCAATTTCAAAATCAAAACTAATTGATACAAATAAACATCATATTTTAAGTGCTCCCCATCCAAGTCCACTATCATCTTATAGAGGTTTTTTTGGTTGCAAACACTTCTCAAAAACAAATGAGATTTTAAAAAGATTAGGGAAAAAAGAGATTAACTGGTAA
- a CDS encoding Crp/Fnr family transcriptional regulator, translated as MQKTGLEDFNFFSFLKEEDLLRLKEISIKKYFNKDEILFYKGDEPKYLHLLIKGVAKLYTYDTKDNEVIIHNLMAPSLIAEIVNYEEMKFPANCSFETRAEVLLIDYEKFKKEFLLKPEISMFFIKSLTKKIKALESFINYNISSNSLEKIAKFLFENESILINLKQVKIAQILNITPETFSRKLAKLKKENIIQNEKGYIKILDHEKLKDYISN; from the coding sequence ATGCAAAAAACAGGATTAGAGGATTTCAATTTTTTTAGTTTCCTAAAAGAAGAAGACCTTCTGCGATTAAAAGAGATAAGTATAAAAAAATATTTTAACAAAGATGAAATACTTTTTTATAAGGGTGACGAACCAAAATATCTACATTTATTAATAAAAGGTGTAGCAAAACTTTATACTTATGATACAAAAGACAACGAAGTAATCATTCATAATCTTATGGCACCATCTTTAATAGCTGAAATTGTAAATTATGAAGAGATGAAATTTCCAGCAAATTGTTCATTTGAAACAAGAGCTGAAGTATTATTAATTGATTATGAAAAGTTCAAAAAAGAGTTCTTACTAAAACCAGAAATTTCAATGTTTTTTATAAAATCTTTAACAAAAAAAATAAAAGCACTAGAGAGTTTCATAAACTACAATATAAGCTCAAATAGCTTAGAAAAAATAGCAAAATTTTTATTTGAAAATGAATCAATACTTATAAATCTAAAACAAGTAAAAATCGCACAAATTTTAAATATAACACCAGAAACTTTCTCAAGAAAACTAGCAAAACTAAAAAAAGAAAACATTATTCAAAATGAAAAAGGTTATATAAAAATCTTAGATCATGAAAAATTAAAAGATTATATTAGTAATTAG